The following coding sequences are from one Triticum aestivum cultivar Chinese Spring chromosome 5A, IWGSC CS RefSeq v2.1, whole genome shotgun sequence window:
- the LOC123101186 gene encoding uncharacterized protein: protein MNTIICRLTNILRSIVTRASTYIFPLIETIRIQPKSENQKGLELRSHYSTNAEGGDRGICRIAPTTSCRAPVSKRCHSSNTSVSHGNRVSPLPSALPCCDDRRTPPPQRHVTPPPRSPLPLHGRPLRAEGPCTRWDLAEDPEVHRFVCNPLTGQMLRLPDFAGSRSNYALHNMGLLTQADGGLGCGPPDRFAVADFVLNGAAILRFLSEEGKWKAVRPVHGNPSLPRPMEMNQETVAFGGRLWWVDLTLGAVSVDPFADRPEIRFVELPSGSVLPAPARVDEADPCKVEERGLLIMEVTNRRRIGVSEGRLRYAEVTPGGPFLLSSYALDDDEGTGWKLEHQVALRRALADGGYSAQAAPQIAVLDPVDANIIYLKVGKDVVVVDMHNGNVIGGCRLQGEYISLVPCVLPPWLGSSRIPAEDGGDELTLSTKLFSGKKDGMEVTDDLVSWN from the exons ATGAACACCATCATCTGTCGTCTGACCAACATACTTAGAAGTATagtcacaagagcatcaacttATATATTTCCATTAATAGAAACAATTAGGATTCAGCCGAAATCAGAAAACCAAAAGGGCCTGGAATTAAGATCACATTATAGTACTAACGCCGAGGGAGGCGACCGTGGCATTTGCCGCATTGCCCCCACCACATCATGCCGCGCTCCGGTGTCGAAGAGGTGCCACAGTAGCAACACTAGCGTCAGCCACGGGAATAGAGTCTCGCCGCTGCCGTCAGCTCTGCCCTGCTGCGACGACCGACGGACACCACCACCCCAACGCCATGTCACTCCGCCGCCTCGTAGCCCGCTCCCTCTCCACGGCCGACCTCTCCGAGCGGAGGGCCCTTGCACCCGCTGGGACCTGGCCGAGGACCCCGAAGTCCACCGCTTCGTCTGCAACCCCCTCACCGGCCAGATGCTCCGCCTGCCGGACTTCGCCGGCTCCAGGAGCAACTACGCCCTCCACAACATGGGCCTCCTCACCCAGGCCGACGGAGGGCTCGGGTGCGGGCCGCCCGACAGGTTCGCCGTTGCCGACTTCGTCCTCAATGGCGCCGCCATCTTGCGGTTTCTCTCTGAGGAAGGGAAGTGGAAGGCGGTACGGCCGGTCCATGGCAACCCATCGCTCCCGCGCCCGATGGAGATGAACCAGGAGACGGTTGCCTTCGGCGGCCGCCTGTGGTGGGTCGACCTCACCTTGGGTGCCGTCTCCGTCGACCCCTTCGCCGACCGGCCGGAGATCCGCTTCGTCGAGCTGCCCAGCGGCAGCGTGCTGCCCGCGCCTGCACGTGTGGACGAAGCAGACCCCTGCAAGGTCGAGGAACGGGGGCTGCTCATTATGGAGGTCACCAATCGCCGGCGCATCGGCGTGAGCGAGGGGAGGCTGCGCTACGCCGAGGTGACTCCCGGCGGGCCATTTCTGCTCAGCTCATATGCGCTCGACGACGACGAGGGCACCGGCTGGAAGCTGGAGCACCAGGTGGCACTCAGGCGGGCGTTGGCGGACGGAGGCTACTCGGCACAGGCGGCGCCGCAGATCGCCGTCCTTGACCCCGTCGACGCCAACATCATTTACCTCAAGGTCGGCAAGGACGTCGTCGTGGTGGACATGCATAACGGGAATGTGATTGGGGGCTGTCGGCTTCAAGGAGAGTACATTTCTCTTGTACCATGCGTGCTTCCACCATGGCTTGGATCAAGCCGGATCCCCGCCGAAG ATGGTGGTGACGAATTGACATTGTCA ACAAAACTTTTTTCAGGCAAGAAGGATGGCATGGAAGTGACAGATGATCTG GTTTCCTGGAACTAA